A DNA window from Anas acuta chromosome 4, bAnaAcu1.1, whole genome shotgun sequence contains the following coding sequences:
- the OTUD4 gene encoding OTU domain-containing protein 4 isoform X1 — protein MEAASKPDGGERSHHGSGTDAPGEASMDCYLRSQGLYRKRVAKDGSCLFRAVAEQVLHSQSRHIDVRMACVDYLRKNREKFEAFIEGPFEDYLKCLENPQEWVGQVEISALSLMYKKDFIIYREPNASPSHVTENGFSDKVLLCFSNGNHYDIVYPIEYSERAALCQSLLYELLYEKVFDTDVKKIIAELSAAGVTEESNGSSEVSASDSEDDSYRSKTTTVGDMNGLKSLSGNKHLKSNGNPTLLVLPKKVLRSLNPSVYRNVEYEVWLQSKWDQQKQDFSIAAGMQYSVGDKCKVRLDHNGKFYNAHIQEVRSESGPVIVFVEELGEKHSVSLKSLKPLPQASPMEGWNTVPGKKMKKFFPTWGQNAQPDVDCRGSKNQNKSIKPQSALPPRLQHTVGTRQHQFICSGPQPHQTSTEQKAPGRNPSQSGRKPDRERTEDLNHGGRDCNYFGLSPEERREKQAIEESRSLYEIQQRDEQAFPALSNNQSVCQAAAQTVDNTNPKKFSNNERRNSKWTAEVEEQKDKESNSRQIHLSQKLEPNSSEKNSQDERCPKASSPLEQVKTDSPVLAEQKLTECLPSVTPTPSPVFSEVHLPPTVPSVPAIVPAWPSEPTTYGPAGIPAQIPASSLMPAPTTGPDSIVSQAQVTSAPVAGVPVSMQAVNQPLMPLPQTLNPYQDPLYPGFPFSEKGERAIAPSYSLCNNGEDLPKDKNILRFFFNLGVKAYSCPMWVPHSYLYPLHQAYLAACRMYPNVSLPVYPHNPWFQEAPPTQNENETARASRHFPIQTEARSNGQISQVDSRSPSLPLMIPTAQVSESQGQVCVESENPVQALPYDESLRGKNLFPQPAFGHNHFLGAVPIAPPFFPHFWYGYPVQGFIENSVARPNVVVAPEDKEAASSTSANLYVAKECSPPVPAVKCAEQLQKSNSSGSNTAPFPVAGVSSECSAPKETTTRAPQLEQTCIAASAKQATAGLQNRSPQAQGIERQPGVSNATPAVAEAPKYEHKSATPSRKEKTDKGRDSKGAGNLQTESRAQRTKEESSEDESEVSDMLRSGRSKQFYNQTYGGGRRPRLEWGYSSRGGYQFQRNEEAWKGPPSRSREEGCQYQRNFRGRPYRNDRRRATLGDNQRGHQA, from the exons ATGGAGGCGGCGAGTAAACCAGATGGCGGGGAGCGGAGCCATCACGGCAGCGGCACGGACGCTCCCGGGGAAGCTTCCATGGACTGCTACTTGCGATCTCAGGGCTTGTACAGGAAGAGAGTTGCCAAGGATGGATCTTGTCTTTTCAGGGCTGTGGCCGAGCAG GTGTTACACTCTCAGTCTCGGCACATTGATGTTAGGATGGCTTGTGTAGACTATCTTCGGAAAAATAGGGAGAAGTTTGAAGCA ttcaTAGAGGGGCCATTTGAAgactatttaaaatgtttggaaaatcCACAG GAATGGGTTGGACAAGTAGAAATAAGTGCCCTTTCTCTTATGTACAA gaaagATTTTATAATATACCGGGAACCAAATGCTTCTCCTTCACATGTTACTGAAAATGGCTTTTCTGATAAG GTATTGCTGTGCTTCTCAAATGGAAACCACTATGATATTGTTTATCCCATAGAGTATTCAGAAagggctgctctgtgccagt CTCTTCTGTATGAGTTACTATATGAGAAGGTATTTGATACAGATGTGAAGAAAATCATCGCAGAACTTAGTGCTGCTGGTGTGACAGAGGAAAGTAATGGTAGCAGCGAAGTGTCTGCTTCAGATTCAGAAGATGACAGCTACAG AAGTAAAACTACAACAGTTGGTGATATGAATGGATTAAAGTCTCTTTCTGGCAACAAG CACCTTAAGAGCAATGGAAATCCCACCTTGTTGGTCTTGCCTAAAAAAGTTCTGAGATCACTCAATCCATCAGTGTACAGAAATGTTGAATATGAGGTTTGGCTACAATCCAAATGGG ATcaacaaaaacaagatttttccaTTGCTGCTGGCATGCAATACTCAGTTGGTGATAAATGTAAA GTGCGCTTAGACCATAACGGGAAATTTTACAATGCCCACATTCAAGAAGTTCGCTCAGAGAGTGGGCCAGTTATTGTATTTGTAGAAGAGCTTGGAGAAAA GCATTCTGTGTCACTGAAGAGCCTTAAACCTCTTCCACAGGCCTCTCCTATGGAGGGCTGGAACACTGTGCcagggaagaagatgaaaaagttTTTCCCAACGTGGGGGCAGAATGCTCAGCCTG ATGTAGATTGCAGAGGGTCAAAGAATCAGAACAAGTCAATAAAACCCCAGTCAGCACTACCTCCTCGACTTCAGCATACTGTGGGAACCAGGCAGCATCAGTTCATATGTTCTGGACCCCAACCTCATCAGACCTCAACAGAGCAAAAAGCTCCAGGCAGGAATCCTTCCCAGAGTGGAag AAAACCAGATCGGGAGAGAACCGAGGATCTGAACCACGGTGGTAGAGATTGTAACTATTTTGGCCTATCTCCGGAGGAACGCAGGGAGAAACAGGCAATAGAAGAATCTCGTTCGCTTTACGAGATCCAGCAGAGGGATGAACAAGCTTTTCCTGCCCTTTCCAAT AATCAGTCGGTCTGTCAGGCTGCTGCACAGACTGTGGATAATACAAATCCAAAAAAGTTCTCAAATAATGAGAGAAGAAACAGCAAGTGGACAGCAGAGGTGGAAGAACAAAAGgataaag AGTCAAATTCCAGGCAGATCCACTTAAGTCAGAAGCTTGAGCCAAATTCATCCGAG AAGAATAGTCAAGATGAGAGGTGTCCAAAAGCTTCATCACCTTTGGAACAAGTAAAAACAGATTCTCCAGTTCTTGCTGAACAA AAACTGACAGAATGCTTACCAAGTGTAACTCCAACACCCTCACCAGTCTTTTCTGAGGTGCATTTGCCTCCAACAGTGCCTTCTGTACCAGCCATTGTGCCAGCTTGGCCAAGTGAGCCAACAACTTATGGACCTGCAG GTATTCCAGCCCAAATACCTGCTTCTTCACTGATGCCAGCCCCAACAACAGGACCTGACTCTATTGTATCACAGGCTCAGGTAACATCTGCTCCAGTTGCTGGAGTTCCTGTGTCGATGCAAGCAGTTAACCAGCCTTTAATGCCTTTGCCTCAGACTCTGAATCCCTATCAGGATCCACTATACCCTGGATTCCCTTTTagtgaaaagggagaaagagccATTGCACCCTCTTACTCCCTGTGCAATAATGGGGAGGACTTACCTAAAG ataagAACATTCTTAGATTTTTCTTCAATCTTGGTGTGAAG GCATACAGCTGTCCCATGTGGGTTCCCCATTCTTACTTGTACCCCCTGCACCAGGCCTATTTGGCTGCTTGCAGAATGTACCCGAACGTGTCCCTCCCCGTGTACCCGCACAACCCCTGGTTCCAGGAGGCTCCACCGACGCAGAATGAGAACGAAACTGCACGAGCAAGCAGGCACTTTCCTATCCAGACTGAGGCCAGGTCCAACGGTCAAATTTCACAGGTTGACAGCAGATCTCCATCACTGCCGCTGATGATCCCGACAGCTCAGGTGTCTGAAAGCCAAGGACAGGTCTGTGTAGAATCGGAGAATCCAGTGCAAGCACTTCCCTACGATGAGTCCCTGAGAGGGAAAAATCTGTTCCCACAACCAGCCTTTGGACACAATCACTTCCTGGGAGCTGTACCAATAGCgcctcctttctttcctcactTCTGGTATGGGTACCCCGTTCAGGGCTTTATCGAGAATTCGGTGGCGAGGCCTAACGTTGTCGTGGCACCTGAGGACAAAGAGGCAGCAAGTAGCACGTCTGCAAATCTCTACGTGGCTAAAGAATGCAGCCCTCCCGTTCCTGCAGTGAAGTGTGCAGAACAGCTTCAGAAGAGTAACAGCAGCGGCTCAAACACTGCCCCGTTCCCTGTGGCTGGTGTGAGCAGTGAATGCAGCGCCCCAAAAGAGACTACCACGAGGGCACCTCAGCTGGAGCAAACCTGCATTGCTGCTTCTGCCAAGCAGGCAACGGCTGGGCTGCAAAACCGTTCTCCCCAAGCACAGGGGATCGAGAGGCAGCCAGGGGTGTCCAACGCCACACCAGCGGTGGCAGAAGCACCCAAATACGAACACAAAAGTGCTACACCCAGCCGTAAGGAGAAGACTGATAAAGGCAGAGATTCCAAGGGTGCTGGTAACCTACAGACAGAAAGCAGGGCACAGAGAACGAAGGAAGAGAGCTCCGAAGATGAGAGCGAAGTTTCTGATATGCTGAGAAGTGGCAGATCCAAGCAATTTTATAACCAGACTTACGGAGGAGGCAGAAGGCCTAGACTTGAGTGGGGT
- the OTUD4 gene encoding OTU domain-containing protein 4 isoform X2: MEAASKPDGGERSHHGSGTDAPGEASMDCYLRSQGLYRKRVAKDGSCLFRAVAEQVLHSQSRHIDVRMACVDYLRKNREKFEAFIEGPFEDYLKCLENPQEWVGQVEISALSLMYKKDFIIYREPNASPSHVTENGFSDKVLLCFSNGNHYDIVYPIEYSERAALCQSLLYELLYEKVFDTDVKKIIAELSAAGVTEESNGSSEVSASDSEDDSYRSKTTTVGDMNGLKSLSGNKHLKSNGNPTLLVLPKKVLRSLNPSVYRNVEYEVWLQSKWDQQKQDFSIAAGMQYSVGDKCKVRLDHNGKFYNAHIQEVRSESGPVIVFVEELGEKHSVSLKSLKPLPQASPMEGWNTVPGKKMKKFFPTWGQNAQPDVDCRGSKNQNKSIKPQSALPPRLQHTVGTRQHQFICSGPQPHQTSTEQKAPGRNPSQSGRKPDRERTEDLNHGGRDCNYFGLSPEERREKQAIEESRSLYEIQQRDEQAFPALSNNQSVCQAAAQTVDNTNPKKFSNNERRNSKWTAEVEEQKDKESNSRQIHLSQKLEPNSSENSQDERCPKASSPLEQVKTDSPVLAEQKLTECLPSVTPTPSPVFSEVHLPPTVPSVPAIVPAWPSEPTTYGPAGIPAQIPASSLMPAPTTGPDSIVSQAQVTSAPVAGVPVSMQAVNQPLMPLPQTLNPYQDPLYPGFPFSEKGERAIAPSYSLCNNGEDLPKDKNILRFFFNLGVKAYSCPMWVPHSYLYPLHQAYLAACRMYPNVSLPVYPHNPWFQEAPPTQNENETARASRHFPIQTEARSNGQISQVDSRSPSLPLMIPTAQVSESQGQVCVESENPVQALPYDESLRGKNLFPQPAFGHNHFLGAVPIAPPFFPHFWYGYPVQGFIENSVARPNVVVAPEDKEAASSTSANLYVAKECSPPVPAVKCAEQLQKSNSSGSNTAPFPVAGVSSECSAPKETTTRAPQLEQTCIAASAKQATAGLQNRSPQAQGIERQPGVSNATPAVAEAPKYEHKSATPSRKEKTDKGRDSKGAGNLQTESRAQRTKEESSEDESEVSDMLRSGRSKQFYNQTYGGGRRPRLEWGYSSRGGYQFQRNEEAWKGPPSRSREEGCQYQRNFRGRPYRNDRRRATLGDNQRGHQA, from the exons ATGGAGGCGGCGAGTAAACCAGATGGCGGGGAGCGGAGCCATCACGGCAGCGGCACGGACGCTCCCGGGGAAGCTTCCATGGACTGCTACTTGCGATCTCAGGGCTTGTACAGGAAGAGAGTTGCCAAGGATGGATCTTGTCTTTTCAGGGCTGTGGCCGAGCAG GTGTTACACTCTCAGTCTCGGCACATTGATGTTAGGATGGCTTGTGTAGACTATCTTCGGAAAAATAGGGAGAAGTTTGAAGCA ttcaTAGAGGGGCCATTTGAAgactatttaaaatgtttggaaaatcCACAG GAATGGGTTGGACAAGTAGAAATAAGTGCCCTTTCTCTTATGTACAA gaaagATTTTATAATATACCGGGAACCAAATGCTTCTCCTTCACATGTTACTGAAAATGGCTTTTCTGATAAG GTATTGCTGTGCTTCTCAAATGGAAACCACTATGATATTGTTTATCCCATAGAGTATTCAGAAagggctgctctgtgccagt CTCTTCTGTATGAGTTACTATATGAGAAGGTATTTGATACAGATGTGAAGAAAATCATCGCAGAACTTAGTGCTGCTGGTGTGACAGAGGAAAGTAATGGTAGCAGCGAAGTGTCTGCTTCAGATTCAGAAGATGACAGCTACAG AAGTAAAACTACAACAGTTGGTGATATGAATGGATTAAAGTCTCTTTCTGGCAACAAG CACCTTAAGAGCAATGGAAATCCCACCTTGTTGGTCTTGCCTAAAAAAGTTCTGAGATCACTCAATCCATCAGTGTACAGAAATGTTGAATATGAGGTTTGGCTACAATCCAAATGGG ATcaacaaaaacaagatttttccaTTGCTGCTGGCATGCAATACTCAGTTGGTGATAAATGTAAA GTGCGCTTAGACCATAACGGGAAATTTTACAATGCCCACATTCAAGAAGTTCGCTCAGAGAGTGGGCCAGTTATTGTATTTGTAGAAGAGCTTGGAGAAAA GCATTCTGTGTCACTGAAGAGCCTTAAACCTCTTCCACAGGCCTCTCCTATGGAGGGCTGGAACACTGTGCcagggaagaagatgaaaaagttTTTCCCAACGTGGGGGCAGAATGCTCAGCCTG ATGTAGATTGCAGAGGGTCAAAGAATCAGAACAAGTCAATAAAACCCCAGTCAGCACTACCTCCTCGACTTCAGCATACTGTGGGAACCAGGCAGCATCAGTTCATATGTTCTGGACCCCAACCTCATCAGACCTCAACAGAGCAAAAAGCTCCAGGCAGGAATCCTTCCCAGAGTGGAag AAAACCAGATCGGGAGAGAACCGAGGATCTGAACCACGGTGGTAGAGATTGTAACTATTTTGGCCTATCTCCGGAGGAACGCAGGGAGAAACAGGCAATAGAAGAATCTCGTTCGCTTTACGAGATCCAGCAGAGGGATGAACAAGCTTTTCCTGCCCTTTCCAAT AATCAGTCGGTCTGTCAGGCTGCTGCACAGACTGTGGATAATACAAATCCAAAAAAGTTCTCAAATAATGAGAGAAGAAACAGCAAGTGGACAGCAGAGGTGGAAGAACAAAAGgataaag AGTCAAATTCCAGGCAGATCCACTTAAGTCAGAAGCTTGAGCCAAATTCATCCGAG AATAGTCAAGATGAGAGGTGTCCAAAAGCTTCATCACCTTTGGAACAAGTAAAAACAGATTCTCCAGTTCTTGCTGAACAA AAACTGACAGAATGCTTACCAAGTGTAACTCCAACACCCTCACCAGTCTTTTCTGAGGTGCATTTGCCTCCAACAGTGCCTTCTGTACCAGCCATTGTGCCAGCTTGGCCAAGTGAGCCAACAACTTATGGACCTGCAG GTATTCCAGCCCAAATACCTGCTTCTTCACTGATGCCAGCCCCAACAACAGGACCTGACTCTATTGTATCACAGGCTCAGGTAACATCTGCTCCAGTTGCTGGAGTTCCTGTGTCGATGCAAGCAGTTAACCAGCCTTTAATGCCTTTGCCTCAGACTCTGAATCCCTATCAGGATCCACTATACCCTGGATTCCCTTTTagtgaaaagggagaaagagccATTGCACCCTCTTACTCCCTGTGCAATAATGGGGAGGACTTACCTAAAG ataagAACATTCTTAGATTTTTCTTCAATCTTGGTGTGAAG GCATACAGCTGTCCCATGTGGGTTCCCCATTCTTACTTGTACCCCCTGCACCAGGCCTATTTGGCTGCTTGCAGAATGTACCCGAACGTGTCCCTCCCCGTGTACCCGCACAACCCCTGGTTCCAGGAGGCTCCACCGACGCAGAATGAGAACGAAACTGCACGAGCAAGCAGGCACTTTCCTATCCAGACTGAGGCCAGGTCCAACGGTCAAATTTCACAGGTTGACAGCAGATCTCCATCACTGCCGCTGATGATCCCGACAGCTCAGGTGTCTGAAAGCCAAGGACAGGTCTGTGTAGAATCGGAGAATCCAGTGCAAGCACTTCCCTACGATGAGTCCCTGAGAGGGAAAAATCTGTTCCCACAACCAGCCTTTGGACACAATCACTTCCTGGGAGCTGTACCAATAGCgcctcctttctttcctcactTCTGGTATGGGTACCCCGTTCAGGGCTTTATCGAGAATTCGGTGGCGAGGCCTAACGTTGTCGTGGCACCTGAGGACAAAGAGGCAGCAAGTAGCACGTCTGCAAATCTCTACGTGGCTAAAGAATGCAGCCCTCCCGTTCCTGCAGTGAAGTGTGCAGAACAGCTTCAGAAGAGTAACAGCAGCGGCTCAAACACTGCCCCGTTCCCTGTGGCTGGTGTGAGCAGTGAATGCAGCGCCCCAAAAGAGACTACCACGAGGGCACCTCAGCTGGAGCAAACCTGCATTGCTGCTTCTGCCAAGCAGGCAACGGCTGGGCTGCAAAACCGTTCTCCCCAAGCACAGGGGATCGAGAGGCAGCCAGGGGTGTCCAACGCCACACCAGCGGTGGCAGAAGCACCCAAATACGAACACAAAAGTGCTACACCCAGCCGTAAGGAGAAGACTGATAAAGGCAGAGATTCCAAGGGTGCTGGTAACCTACAGACAGAAAGCAGGGCACAGAGAACGAAGGAAGAGAGCTCCGAAGATGAGAGCGAAGTTTCTGATATGCTGAGAAGTGGCAGATCCAAGCAATTTTATAACCAGACTTACGGAGGAGGCAGAAGGCCTAGACTTGAGTGGGGT
- the OTUD4 gene encoding OTU domain-containing protein 4 isoform X3, which yields MEAASKPDGGERSHHGSGTDAPGEASMDCYLRSQGLYRKRVAKDGSCLFRAVAEQVLHSQSRHIDVRMACVDYLRKNREKFEAFIEGPFEDYLKCLENPQEWVGQVEISALSLMYKKDFIIYREPNASPSHVTENGFSDKVLLCFSNGNHYDIVYPIEYSERAALCQSLLYELLYEKVFDTDVKKIIAELSAAGVTEESNGSSEVSASDSEDDSYRSKTTTVGDMNGLKSLSGNKHLKSNGNPTLLVLPKKVLRSLNPSVYRNVEYEVWLQSKWDQQKQDFSIAAGMQYSVGDKCKVRLDHNGKFYNAHIQEVRSESGPVIVFVEELGEKHSVSLKSLKPLPQASPMEGWNTVPGKKMKKFFPTWGQNAQPDVDCRGSKNQNKSIKPQSALPPRLQHTVGTRQHQFICSGPQPHQTSTEQKAPGRNPSQSGRKPDRERTEDLNHGGRDCNYFGLSPEERREKQAIEESRSLYEIQQRDEQAFPALSNNQSVCQAAAQTVDNTNPKKFSNNERRNSKWTAEVEEQKDKESNSRQIHLSQKLEPNSSEKNSQDERCPKASSPLEQVKTDSPVLAEQKLTECLPSVTPTPSPVFSEVHLPPTVPSVPAIVPAWPSEPTTYGPAGIPAQIPASSLMPAPTTGPDSIVSQAQTLNPYQDPLYPGFPFSEKGERAIAPSYSLCNNGEDLPKDKNILRFFFNLGVKAYSCPMWVPHSYLYPLHQAYLAACRMYPNVSLPVYPHNPWFQEAPPTQNENETARASRHFPIQTEARSNGQISQVDSRSPSLPLMIPTAQVSESQGQVCVESENPVQALPYDESLRGKNLFPQPAFGHNHFLGAVPIAPPFFPHFWYGYPVQGFIENSVARPNVVVAPEDKEAASSTSANLYVAKECSPPVPAVKCAEQLQKSNSSGSNTAPFPVAGVSSECSAPKETTTRAPQLEQTCIAASAKQATAGLQNRSPQAQGIERQPGVSNATPAVAEAPKYEHKSATPSRKEKTDKGRDSKGAGNLQTESRAQRTKEESSEDESEVSDMLRSGRSKQFYNQTYGGGRRPRLEWGYSSRGGYQFQRNEEAWKGPPSRSREEGCQYQRNFRGRPYRNDRRRATLGDNQRGHQA from the exons ATGGAGGCGGCGAGTAAACCAGATGGCGGGGAGCGGAGCCATCACGGCAGCGGCACGGACGCTCCCGGGGAAGCTTCCATGGACTGCTACTTGCGATCTCAGGGCTTGTACAGGAAGAGAGTTGCCAAGGATGGATCTTGTCTTTTCAGGGCTGTGGCCGAGCAG GTGTTACACTCTCAGTCTCGGCACATTGATGTTAGGATGGCTTGTGTAGACTATCTTCGGAAAAATAGGGAGAAGTTTGAAGCA ttcaTAGAGGGGCCATTTGAAgactatttaaaatgtttggaaaatcCACAG GAATGGGTTGGACAAGTAGAAATAAGTGCCCTTTCTCTTATGTACAA gaaagATTTTATAATATACCGGGAACCAAATGCTTCTCCTTCACATGTTACTGAAAATGGCTTTTCTGATAAG GTATTGCTGTGCTTCTCAAATGGAAACCACTATGATATTGTTTATCCCATAGAGTATTCAGAAagggctgctctgtgccagt CTCTTCTGTATGAGTTACTATATGAGAAGGTATTTGATACAGATGTGAAGAAAATCATCGCAGAACTTAGTGCTGCTGGTGTGACAGAGGAAAGTAATGGTAGCAGCGAAGTGTCTGCTTCAGATTCAGAAGATGACAGCTACAG AAGTAAAACTACAACAGTTGGTGATATGAATGGATTAAAGTCTCTTTCTGGCAACAAG CACCTTAAGAGCAATGGAAATCCCACCTTGTTGGTCTTGCCTAAAAAAGTTCTGAGATCACTCAATCCATCAGTGTACAGAAATGTTGAATATGAGGTTTGGCTACAATCCAAATGGG ATcaacaaaaacaagatttttccaTTGCTGCTGGCATGCAATACTCAGTTGGTGATAAATGTAAA GTGCGCTTAGACCATAACGGGAAATTTTACAATGCCCACATTCAAGAAGTTCGCTCAGAGAGTGGGCCAGTTATTGTATTTGTAGAAGAGCTTGGAGAAAA GCATTCTGTGTCACTGAAGAGCCTTAAACCTCTTCCACAGGCCTCTCCTATGGAGGGCTGGAACACTGTGCcagggaagaagatgaaaaagttTTTCCCAACGTGGGGGCAGAATGCTCAGCCTG ATGTAGATTGCAGAGGGTCAAAGAATCAGAACAAGTCAATAAAACCCCAGTCAGCACTACCTCCTCGACTTCAGCATACTGTGGGAACCAGGCAGCATCAGTTCATATGTTCTGGACCCCAACCTCATCAGACCTCAACAGAGCAAAAAGCTCCAGGCAGGAATCCTTCCCAGAGTGGAag AAAACCAGATCGGGAGAGAACCGAGGATCTGAACCACGGTGGTAGAGATTGTAACTATTTTGGCCTATCTCCGGAGGAACGCAGGGAGAAACAGGCAATAGAAGAATCTCGTTCGCTTTACGAGATCCAGCAGAGGGATGAACAAGCTTTTCCTGCCCTTTCCAAT AATCAGTCGGTCTGTCAGGCTGCTGCACAGACTGTGGATAATACAAATCCAAAAAAGTTCTCAAATAATGAGAGAAGAAACAGCAAGTGGACAGCAGAGGTGGAAGAACAAAAGgataaag AGTCAAATTCCAGGCAGATCCACTTAAGTCAGAAGCTTGAGCCAAATTCATCCGAG AAGAATAGTCAAGATGAGAGGTGTCCAAAAGCTTCATCACCTTTGGAACAAGTAAAAACAGATTCTCCAGTTCTTGCTGAACAA AAACTGACAGAATGCTTACCAAGTGTAACTCCAACACCCTCACCAGTCTTTTCTGAGGTGCATTTGCCTCCAACAGTGCCTTCTGTACCAGCCATTGTGCCAGCTTGGCCAAGTGAGCCAACAACTTATGGACCTGCAG GTATTCCAGCCCAAATACCTGCTTCTTCACTGATGCCAGCCCCAACAACAGGACCTGACTCTATTGTATCACAGGCTCAG ACTCTGAATCCCTATCAGGATCCACTATACCCTGGATTCCCTTTTagtgaaaagggagaaagagccATTGCACCCTCTTACTCCCTGTGCAATAATGGGGAGGACTTACCTAAAG ataagAACATTCTTAGATTTTTCTTCAATCTTGGTGTGAAG GCATACAGCTGTCCCATGTGGGTTCCCCATTCTTACTTGTACCCCCTGCACCAGGCCTATTTGGCTGCTTGCAGAATGTACCCGAACGTGTCCCTCCCCGTGTACCCGCACAACCCCTGGTTCCAGGAGGCTCCACCGACGCAGAATGAGAACGAAACTGCACGAGCAAGCAGGCACTTTCCTATCCAGACTGAGGCCAGGTCCAACGGTCAAATTTCACAGGTTGACAGCAGATCTCCATCACTGCCGCTGATGATCCCGACAGCTCAGGTGTCTGAAAGCCAAGGACAGGTCTGTGTAGAATCGGAGAATCCAGTGCAAGCACTTCCCTACGATGAGTCCCTGAGAGGGAAAAATCTGTTCCCACAACCAGCCTTTGGACACAATCACTTCCTGGGAGCTGTACCAATAGCgcctcctttctttcctcactTCTGGTATGGGTACCCCGTTCAGGGCTTTATCGAGAATTCGGTGGCGAGGCCTAACGTTGTCGTGGCACCTGAGGACAAAGAGGCAGCAAGTAGCACGTCTGCAAATCTCTACGTGGCTAAAGAATGCAGCCCTCCCGTTCCTGCAGTGAAGTGTGCAGAACAGCTTCAGAAGAGTAACAGCAGCGGCTCAAACACTGCCCCGTTCCCTGTGGCTGGTGTGAGCAGTGAATGCAGCGCCCCAAAAGAGACTACCACGAGGGCACCTCAGCTGGAGCAAACCTGCATTGCTGCTTCTGCCAAGCAGGCAACGGCTGGGCTGCAAAACCGTTCTCCCCAAGCACAGGGGATCGAGAGGCAGCCAGGGGTGTCCAACGCCACACCAGCGGTGGCAGAAGCACCCAAATACGAACACAAAAGTGCTACACCCAGCCGTAAGGAGAAGACTGATAAAGGCAGAGATTCCAAGGGTGCTGGTAACCTACAGACAGAAAGCAGGGCACAGAGAACGAAGGAAGAGAGCTCCGAAGATGAGAGCGAAGTTTCTGATATGCTGAGAAGTGGCAGATCCAAGCAATTTTATAACCAGACTTACGGAGGAGGCAGAAGGCCTAGACTTGAGTGGGGT
- the OTUD4 gene encoding OTU domain-containing protein 4 isoform X4 produces the protein MEAASKPDGGERSHHGSGTDAPGEASMDCYLRSQGLYRKRVAKDGSCLFRAVAEQVLHSQSRHIDVRMACVDYLRKNREKFEAFIEGPFEDYLKCLENPQEWVGQVEISALSLMYKKDFIIYREPNASPSHVTENGFSDKVLLCFSNGNHYDIVYPIEYSERAALCQSLLYELLYEKVFDTDVKKIIAELSAAGVTEESNGSSEVSASDSEDDSYR, from the exons ATGGAGGCGGCGAGTAAACCAGATGGCGGGGAGCGGAGCCATCACGGCAGCGGCACGGACGCTCCCGGGGAAGCTTCCATGGACTGCTACTTGCGATCTCAGGGCTTGTACAGGAAGAGAGTTGCCAAGGATGGATCTTGTCTTTTCAGGGCTGTGGCCGAGCAG GTGTTACACTCTCAGTCTCGGCACATTGATGTTAGGATGGCTTGTGTAGACTATCTTCGGAAAAATAGGGAGAAGTTTGAAGCA ttcaTAGAGGGGCCATTTGAAgactatttaaaatgtttggaaaatcCACAG GAATGGGTTGGACAAGTAGAAATAAGTGCCCTTTCTCTTATGTACAA gaaagATTTTATAATATACCGGGAACCAAATGCTTCTCCTTCACATGTTACTGAAAATGGCTTTTCTGATAAG GTATTGCTGTGCTTCTCAAATGGAAACCACTATGATATTGTTTATCCCATAGAGTATTCAGAAagggctgctctgtgccagt CTCTTCTGTATGAGTTACTATATGAGAAGGTATTTGATACAGATGTGAAGAAAATCATCGCAGAACTTAGTGCTGCTGGTGTGACAGAGGAAAGTAATGGTAGCAGCGAAGTGTCTGCTTCAGATTCAGAAGATGACAGCTACAGGTAA